In Physeter macrocephalus isolate SW-GA chromosome 2, ASM283717v5, whole genome shotgun sequence, a single window of DNA contains:
- the NEMP2 gene encoding nuclear envelope integral membrane protein 2 isoform X1, with protein sequence MRPPPGTCWLLFWLPPVAVLPAGAVRGEENEAALSVPRCKALKEMDLIKTSQSDCYCYNQKSQVKWKYIWSTMQVKITSSGPLSIVYITERYNCQYPETVLSIIKCVIHNFWTPKEANDITITINPYGETVCFSVKPARKIFIYTVSVNRNIVDFKLFLVFVAGIFLFFYAETLSQSPVFFYSSGTMLGILMTLVFVLLLVKKFIPKYSTFWALMVGCWFASVYVVWQLMEDLKWLWCENRIYILGYVLIVGCLSFTVCYKHGPLLEERSVTLLAWMLQLLSLLLVYAGVAIPQFASAATLLILSSKILHYPLRALACVRRKVKKWFTSEKPVVKFLTEDEYREQADAATTRALEDLRQACCSPGFPSWLAVSRLRAPKTFADFVLGGSHLSPEEIRLHEEQYGLAGAFLEEQLFNLRTPDSLPAH encoded by the exons ttCCAAGATGTAAAGCTTTGAAGGAAATGGATTTAATTAAAACGTCTCAGTCAGACTGTTACTGCTACAATCAAAAATCCCAAGTGAAATGGAAGTATATATGGTCAACTATGCAG GTGAAAATTACCAGTTCAGGCCCGCTCAGTATTGTATATATCACAGAAAGATATAATTGCCAGTATCCAGAAACCGTTCTATCTATTATCAAATGTGTGATTCATAACTTTTGGACACCAAAGGAAGCTAATGATATAACCATAACCATCAATCCATATGGGGAGACTGTGTGCTTCTCTGTGAAGCCTGCCAGGAAGATATTTATCTATACAGTAAGCGTGAATCGAAACA TTGTGGATTTCAAACTCTTCCTTGTGTTTGTGGCGggcattttcctcttcttttatgcAGAGACCTTGAGTCA GAGCCctgttttcttttactcttcgGGGACTATGCTAGGTATTCTAATGACATTAGTCTTTGTCCTGTTGCTGGTGAAAAAGTTCATTCCTAAG TATAGCACCTTTTGGGCTCTAATGGTTGGTTGTTGGTTTGCTTCAGTTTATGTTGTGTGGCAACTGATGGAAGATCTGAAGTGGCTGTGGTGtgaaaacagaatatatatattag GCTACGTCTTGATAGTTGGGTGTCTCAGCTTTACTGTTTGTTACAAGCATGGGCCCCTCCTGGAGGAGAGGAGCGTGACCCTCTTGGCGTGGATGCTGCagctcctctccctgctcctggtCTACGCTGGTGTGGCCATTCCTCAGTTCGCCTCTGCAGCGACGCTCCTCATCCTGTCATCCAAGATCCTGCACTACCCACTGAGAGCGCTCGCTTGTGTGAGACG GAAAGTGAAGAAATGGTTTACATCAGAAAAGCCGGTGGTTAAGTTTCTTACTGAAGATGAGTACAGGGAACAAGCCGATGCTGCGACGACCCGTGCCCTGGAGGACCTGCGCCAGGCCTGCTGCAGCCCCGGCTTCCCATCCTGGCTGGCTGTCTCCAGGCTCCGGGCGCCTAAAAC GTTTGCAGACTTTGTTCTTGGAGGAAGCCACTTGTCGCCTGAAGAAATTAGGCTGCATGAAGAACAATATGGCCTTGCCGGTGCCTTCTTGGAAGAGCAGCTCTTTAACCTGAGGACTCCTGACAGCCTACCTGCACACTGA
- the NEMP2 gene encoding nuclear envelope integral membrane protein 2 isoform X2, giving the protein MDLIKTSQSDCYCYNQKSQVKWKYIWSTMQVKITSSGPLSIVYITERYNCQYPETVLSIIKCVIHNFWTPKEANDITITINPYGETVCFSVKPARKIFIYTVSVNRNIVDFKLFLVFVAGIFLFFYAETLSQSPVFFYSSGTMLGILMTLVFVLLLVKKFIPKYSTFWALMVGCWFASVYVVWQLMEDLKWLWCENRIYILGYVLIVGCLSFTVCYKHGPLLEERSVTLLAWMLQLLSLLLVYAGVAIPQFASAATLLILSSKILHYPLRALACVRRKVKKWFTSEKPVVKFLTEDEYREQADAATTRALEDLRQACCSPGFPSWLAVSRLRAPKTFADFVLGGSHLSPEEIRLHEEQYGLAGAFLEEQLFNLRTPDSLPAH; this is encoded by the exons ATGGATTTAATTAAAACGTCTCAGTCAGACTGTTACTGCTACAATCAAAAATCCCAAGTGAAATGGAAGTATATATGGTCAACTATGCAG GTGAAAATTACCAGTTCAGGCCCGCTCAGTATTGTATATATCACAGAAAGATATAATTGCCAGTATCCAGAAACCGTTCTATCTATTATCAAATGTGTGATTCATAACTTTTGGACACCAAAGGAAGCTAATGATATAACCATAACCATCAATCCATATGGGGAGACTGTGTGCTTCTCTGTGAAGCCTGCCAGGAAGATATTTATCTATACAGTAAGCGTGAATCGAAACA TTGTGGATTTCAAACTCTTCCTTGTGTTTGTGGCGggcattttcctcttcttttatgcAGAGACCTTGAGTCA GAGCCctgttttcttttactcttcgGGGACTATGCTAGGTATTCTAATGACATTAGTCTTTGTCCTGTTGCTGGTGAAAAAGTTCATTCCTAAG TATAGCACCTTTTGGGCTCTAATGGTTGGTTGTTGGTTTGCTTCAGTTTATGTTGTGTGGCAACTGATGGAAGATCTGAAGTGGCTGTGGTGtgaaaacagaatatatatattag GCTACGTCTTGATAGTTGGGTGTCTCAGCTTTACTGTTTGTTACAAGCATGGGCCCCTCCTGGAGGAGAGGAGCGTGACCCTCTTGGCGTGGATGCTGCagctcctctccctgctcctggtCTACGCTGGTGTGGCCATTCCTCAGTTCGCCTCTGCAGCGACGCTCCTCATCCTGTCATCCAAGATCCTGCACTACCCACTGAGAGCGCTCGCTTGTGTGAGACG GAAAGTGAAGAAATGGTTTACATCAGAAAAGCCGGTGGTTAAGTTTCTTACTGAAGATGAGTACAGGGAACAAGCCGATGCTGCGACGACCCGTGCCCTGGAGGACCTGCGCCAGGCCTGCTGCAGCCCCGGCTTCCCATCCTGGCTGGCTGTCTCCAGGCTCCGGGCGCCTAAAAC GTTTGCAGACTTTGTTCTTGGAGGAAGCCACTTGTCGCCTGAAGAAATTAGGCTGCATGAAGAACAATATGGCCTTGCCGGTGCCTTCTTGGAAGAGCAGCTCTTTAACCTGAGGACTCCTGACAGCCTACCTGCACACTGA
- the NEMP2 gene encoding nuclear envelope integral membrane protein 2 isoform X3: protein MRPPPGTCWLLFWLPPVAVLPAGAVRGEENEAALSVPRCKALKEMDLIKTSQSDCYCYNQKSQVKWKYIWSTMQVKITSSGPLSIVYITERYNCQYPETVLSIIKCVIHNFWTPKEANDITITINPYGETVCFSVKPARKIFIYTVSVNRNIVDFKLFLVFVAGIFLFFYAETLSQSPVFFYSSGTMLGILMTLVFVLLLVKKFIPKYSTFWALMVGCWFASVYVVWQLMEDLKWLWCENRIYILGYVLIVGCLSFTVCYKHGPLLEERSVTLLAWMLQLLSLLLVYAGVAIPQFASAATLLILSSKILHYPLRALACVRRVQPFTMKMRKLKTQRSPKGLPDLPSYLQSGTHD, encoded by the exons ttCCAAGATGTAAAGCTTTGAAGGAAATGGATTTAATTAAAACGTCTCAGTCAGACTGTTACTGCTACAATCAAAAATCCCAAGTGAAATGGAAGTATATATGGTCAACTATGCAG GTGAAAATTACCAGTTCAGGCCCGCTCAGTATTGTATATATCACAGAAAGATATAATTGCCAGTATCCAGAAACCGTTCTATCTATTATCAAATGTGTGATTCATAACTTTTGGACACCAAAGGAAGCTAATGATATAACCATAACCATCAATCCATATGGGGAGACTGTGTGCTTCTCTGTGAAGCCTGCCAGGAAGATATTTATCTATACAGTAAGCGTGAATCGAAACA TTGTGGATTTCAAACTCTTCCTTGTGTTTGTGGCGggcattttcctcttcttttatgcAGAGACCTTGAGTCA GAGCCctgttttcttttactcttcgGGGACTATGCTAGGTATTCTAATGACATTAGTCTTTGTCCTGTTGCTGGTGAAAAAGTTCATTCCTAAG TATAGCACCTTTTGGGCTCTAATGGTTGGTTGTTGGTTTGCTTCAGTTTATGTTGTGTGGCAACTGATGGAAGATCTGAAGTGGCTGTGGTGtgaaaacagaatatatatattag GCTACGTCTTGATAGTTGGGTGTCTCAGCTTTACTGTTTGTTACAAGCATGGGCCCCTCCTGGAGGAGAGGAGCGTGACCCTCTTGGCGTGGATGCTGCagctcctctccctgctcctggtCTACGCTGGTGTGGCCATTCCTCAGTTCGCCTCTGCAGCGACGCTCCTCATCCTGTCATCCAAGATCCTGCACTACCCACTGAGAGCGCTCGCTTGTGTGAGACG GGTCCAGCCTTTCACGatgaagatgagaaaacttaAGACCCAGAGATCTCCCAAAG GGTTGCCAGACCTTCCGAGTTATCTCCAGAGTGGCACTCACGACTAA
- the NEMP2 gene encoding nuclear envelope integral membrane protein 2 isoform X4, whose protein sequence is MRPPPGTCWLLFWLPPVAVLPAGAVRGEENEAALSVPRCKALKEMDLIKTSQSDCYCYNQKSQVKWKYIWSTMQVKITSSGPLSIVYITERYNCQYPETVLSIIKCVIHNFWTPKEANDITITINPYGETVCFSVKPARKIFIYTVSVNRNIVDFKLFLVFVAGIFLFFYAETLSQSPVFFYSSGTMLGILMTLVFVLLLVKKFIPKYSTFWALMVGCWFASVYVVWQLMEDLKWLWCENRIYILGYVLIVGCLSFTVCYKHGPLLEERSVTLLAWMLQLLSLLLVYAGVAIPQFASAATLLILSSKILHYPLRALACVRRSRGTGLQSPCNLQVFCAGLPDLPSYLQSGTHD, encoded by the exons ttCCAAGATGTAAAGCTTTGAAGGAAATGGATTTAATTAAAACGTCTCAGTCAGACTGTTACTGCTACAATCAAAAATCCCAAGTGAAATGGAAGTATATATGGTCAACTATGCAG GTGAAAATTACCAGTTCAGGCCCGCTCAGTATTGTATATATCACAGAAAGATATAATTGCCAGTATCCAGAAACCGTTCTATCTATTATCAAATGTGTGATTCATAACTTTTGGACACCAAAGGAAGCTAATGATATAACCATAACCATCAATCCATATGGGGAGACTGTGTGCTTCTCTGTGAAGCCTGCCAGGAAGATATTTATCTATACAGTAAGCGTGAATCGAAACA TTGTGGATTTCAAACTCTTCCTTGTGTTTGTGGCGggcattttcctcttcttttatgcAGAGACCTTGAGTCA GAGCCctgttttcttttactcttcgGGGACTATGCTAGGTATTCTAATGACATTAGTCTTTGTCCTGTTGCTGGTGAAAAAGTTCATTCCTAAG TATAGCACCTTTTGGGCTCTAATGGTTGGTTGTTGGTTTGCTTCAGTTTATGTTGTGTGGCAACTGATGGAAGATCTGAAGTGGCTGTGGTGtgaaaacagaatatatatattag GCTACGTCTTGATAGTTGGGTGTCTCAGCTTTACTGTTTGTTACAAGCATGGGCCCCTCCTGGAGGAGAGGAGCGTGACCCTCTTGGCGTGGATGCTGCagctcctctccctgctcctggtCTACGCTGGTGTGGCCATTCCTCAGTTCGCCTCTGCAGCGACGCTCCTCATCCTGTCATCCAAGATCCTGCACTACCCACTGAGAGCGCTCGCTTGTGTGAGACG CTCCCGTGGCACTGGGCTTCAGAGTCCCTGCAACCTCCAAGTTTTCTGTGCAGGGTTGCCAGACCTTCCGAGTTATCTCCAGAGTGGCACTCACGACTAA
- the NEMP2 gene encoding nuclear envelope integral membrane protein 2 isoform X5 has protein sequence MRPPPGTCWLLFWLPPVAVLPAGAVRGEENEAALSVPRCKALKEMDLIKTSQSDCYCYNQKSQVKWKYIWSTMQVKITSSGPLSIVYITERYNCQYPETVLSIIKCVIHNFWTPKEANDITITINPYGETVCFSVKPARKIFIYTVSVNRNIVDFKLFLVFVAGIFLFFYAETLSQSPVFFYSSGTMLGILMTLVFVLLLVKKFIPKYSTFWALMVGCWFASVYVVWQLMEDLKWLWCENRIYILGYVLIVGCLSFTVCYKHGPLLEERSVTLLAWMLQLLSLLLVYAGVAIPQFASAATLLILSSKILHYPLRALACVRRVARPSELSPEWHSRLTEQQEFEGAGFLCIWE, from the exons ttCCAAGATGTAAAGCTTTGAAGGAAATGGATTTAATTAAAACGTCTCAGTCAGACTGTTACTGCTACAATCAAAAATCCCAAGTGAAATGGAAGTATATATGGTCAACTATGCAG GTGAAAATTACCAGTTCAGGCCCGCTCAGTATTGTATATATCACAGAAAGATATAATTGCCAGTATCCAGAAACCGTTCTATCTATTATCAAATGTGTGATTCATAACTTTTGGACACCAAAGGAAGCTAATGATATAACCATAACCATCAATCCATATGGGGAGACTGTGTGCTTCTCTGTGAAGCCTGCCAGGAAGATATTTATCTATACAGTAAGCGTGAATCGAAACA TTGTGGATTTCAAACTCTTCCTTGTGTTTGTGGCGggcattttcctcttcttttatgcAGAGACCTTGAGTCA GAGCCctgttttcttttactcttcgGGGACTATGCTAGGTATTCTAATGACATTAGTCTTTGTCCTGTTGCTGGTGAAAAAGTTCATTCCTAAG TATAGCACCTTTTGGGCTCTAATGGTTGGTTGTTGGTTTGCTTCAGTTTATGTTGTGTGGCAACTGATGGAAGATCTGAAGTGGCTGTGGTGtgaaaacagaatatatatattag GCTACGTCTTGATAGTTGGGTGTCTCAGCTTTACTGTTTGTTACAAGCATGGGCCCCTCCTGGAGGAGAGGAGCGTGACCCTCTTGGCGTGGATGCTGCagctcctctccctgctcctggtCTACGCTGGTGTGGCCATTCCTCAGTTCGCCTCTGCAGCGACGCTCCTCATCCTGTCATCCAAGATCCTGCACTACCCACTGAGAGCGCTCGCTTGTGTGAGACG GGTTGCCAGACCTTCCGAGTTATCTCCAGAGTGGCACTCACGACTAACAGAGCAGCAGGAGTTTGAAGGCGCTGGATTTCTGTGTATCTGGGAATAG